Within the Drosophila miranda strain MSH22 chromosome Y unlocalized genomic scaffold, D.miranda_PacBio2.1 Contig_Y2_pilon, whole genome shotgun sequence genome, the region TGCCAATGCAGCTGCTGCAAATGGGAACGGCAACAATGGCAACTCCACACTGGATCCCAATGCCAGCGTCTACACGCCCAAGACAGGCAACATGATGGTTGTGTCGCCTGTGGGAATGAACCCCAACGGCACGGATGCCTGAcgccagcagaagcagcagccctTGAcggtgtcgtcgtcgtcgtcatcgtcttCGCATCTGCATCTGAGACGACAACTCTGAGATTATATTTTACATGAGGGAGGGAGAATACGCCGCAGgccgccgcagccgcagctgcAACCGCATCTGCTGTCGAAGCCGCAATTGCAGTCTCAGCAATCCAATCGGCCAATGAACACGAGCAGAGAGATCCCCGTGCATGACCTGAACCGTAGGCTAAAACCGAAGGCAGTTCGCCTGCAAATATCTGAATGTCCGTAATAAGAATAAGCAGTTTCTTACAAACACTGAACACATCCCCGCGCCACATTAATCACATTAGAACGAACCGATTCCTAACCTTAGCACACTCAAATTGGCATTCCAATTGAAATTATCCAATGGATTACTCTGAAGAGCCACTGATCCCATCTTAGTCAAGCCACTACTTGGAGTCAGTTGCTCCACCCCACGTGCGCATCCATATCCGCACACGCATACGCATTCGCATCCTCTCCACTCAACACACACGAAACACACCTTTGGGAGGGTCTGGCTCGCCCTTGAAATACGGAAAGTAAAACATTACTTTAAcaaaatgattaaaaactTAAATCACATTTAAGAGAAAGCAtaagaaacacacagaaaattCTAAAAATAATAACAAAATGAAAAACGCGATTCGTATTTTTAATTGATGATCGAAGTATGGATCCGATCCTCTGAACCACGTATTTTTCTTTTTACCAAACGCTGTGAGAGAGTTAGACGAACCTAAGTGATGGCCTTTAATAAGGGGTACCTGTACCCCCCGACTCAATGGAATATTTTTGAAGTCTGCGCCTTTGATTTATTATCtcattaaattattttttaaattttttgaaACAACCACAAAAACACAACTATCAAACAAaactattttctatttaaggtttaatttatttttgattaacttttttttgctgttcctaagaaacaaatccaaaaaacaaaacacattaAGAAGAAAAAGGCTTAAGTTCATTAACGAAGAAGTAAAACGacgagacgaccattttgttcaataacaaaagaagaaacaaCAAGTTTTATTTGCTGCAAGAAGACTTTACACATAGATGAATACATATATCATTTTTATTACTTtcgattttattattatttttctaacACACATACTGCTCTCCTTCGAAGaatattttctattatttagGAAGGCCTTattttcaaaagaatttttgtgttGAGCTAAGCAAGACTCACACTTTTTATAGTCAATTCCCCAGCATGAAAACCCAATAGGCAGCCTACTTAATCGTTACAATACATAGTAAGCCTGACCAAAAAAGTCAGTGGACGGCTGCCTCGCCCCAACAGATTTTATTTCTCCCGTAAAATACGAGTAAGGTGAAACCTACAAATTAAATCATGATTTACGGCATGCTGGTGACACTCTCGACGGCAATCTATACTACGGTGGCCACCCTTTGGCAGGTTCAACGTGAGTGTAGAAAGTGGAAAGATGATTTGGTTCGAGCGTATGAGCTGTATGactgtctgatctgatccCACAGAGACCCTAATCAATTGGATGATGTCGTTTAGTCTTTTCATTTTGGGTCTGTTCTGCAAGCCGTATTTGATAGTTCCCCTGTTGGCAGCTGGGTTCTTCATGGTGCGCCGGATCTTGCTGCGGCGGGCAAAGCGGACCCAAGCCTAGAAATCGCCGGGTAACAACGAGTCTGGGTCGTCCAGGCATTACTCCATTAAAACCCCACCATCACGCGACACGGAGAGCTCCCTGCCCAATAGCGTCGGTGACACATCCCAGAAGTAGTCGAGCAACGGATAATCACACGATTCACACGGGTTTATAAAACATATAACATACGTCTGAAATACTACATACACATTCCATGAGAACACTCATACATGTGCACGGGTGTGGATGGATCCTAAGACtaaagcaattaaaaaataCTGCACTGTACCATCGTTTCATCCAAAAGAATACTAGGACTTGAGCAGAGTGGGGATGTCTACTTTGCGCAGAGCGTCTCTTGCTTTGAGGAGCATAGTATTGTGCGGCTGGCCAGTGACGCCGGCCAAGTGATGCATATACCTGTCAATGTTGCCAACGCTCGAACCGGACGGTTCCAGCGGAGGCAATGGGACACCATTGAGGGCTGCAACCAGCTTCTGGCGCAGACCCTTCACGTACGCCTCCAGTCGCACATTCTCCTCCTTCAGTTCGGCCACCTCGCCCATCACCTTGGCATAGCCAACCTTGGTGTTGTCCACgtgctgctccagcaccgCATTTAAGTGTACCACCTTAAATGTACGCTATAATTTAGAATTTAACCTTTTTGAAACAACCAGAACAACACAACTATCAAACAAAACTATTTTATATTTaagttttaatttatttttgattaacttttttttgctgttcctAAGAAACAActccaaaaaacaaaacatatTAAGAACAAAAAGGCTTAAGTTCATTAACGAAGAAGTAAAACGacgagacgaccattttgttcaataataaaagaagaaacaaGTTTTATTTGCTGCAAGAAGACTGTACACATAGATGAATACATATATCATTTTTATTACTTtcgattttattattatttttctaacACACATACTGCTCCCCTTCGAAGaatattttctattatttagGAAGGCCTTAtttcaaaagaatttttgtgttGAGCTAAGCAAGACTCACACTTTTTATAGTCAATTCCCCAGCATGAAAACCCAATAGGCAGCCTACTTAATCGCTACAATACATAGTAAGCCTGACCAAAAAAGTCAGTGGACGGCTGCCTCGCCCCAACAGATTTTATTTCTCCCGTAAAATACGAGTAAGGTGAAACCTACAAATTAAATCATGATTTACGGCATGCTGGTGACACTCTCGACGGCAATCTATACTACGGGGGCCACCCTTTGGCAGGTTCAACGTGAGTGTAGAAAGTGGAAAGATGATTTGGTTCGAGCATATGAGCTGTATGactgtctgatctgatccCACAGAGAGCCTAATCAATTGGATGATGTCGTTTAGTCTTTTCATTTTGGGTGTGTTCTGCAAGCCGTATTTGATAGTTCCCCTGTTGGCAGCTGGGTTCTTCATGGTGCGCCGGATCTTGCTGCGGCGGTCAAAGCGGACCCAAGCCTGGAAATCGCCGGGTAACAACGAGTCTGGGTCGTCCAGGCATTACTCCATTAAAACCCCACCATCACGCGACACGGAGAGCTCCCTGCCCAATAGCGTCGGTGACACATCCCAGAAGTAGTCGAGCAACGGATAATCACACGATTCACACGGGTTTATAAAACATATAACATAGTCTGAAATACTACATACACATTCCATGAGAACACTCATACATGTGCACGGGTGTGGATGGATCCTAAGACtaaagcaattaaaaaataCTGCACTGTACCATCGTTTCATCCAAAAGAATACTAGGACTTGAGCAGAGTGGGGATGTCTACATTGCGCAGAGCGTCTCTTGCTTTGAGGAGCATAGTATTGTGCGGCTGGCCAGTGAGGCCGGCCAAGTGATGCATATACCTGTCAATGTTGCCAACGCTCGGACCGGACGGTTCCAGCGGAGGCAATGGGACACCATTGAGGGCTGCAACCAGCTTCTGGCGCAGACCCTTCACGTACGCCTCCAGTCGCACATTCTCCTCCTTCAGTTCGGCCACCTCGCCCATCACCTTGGCATAGCCAACCTTGGTGTTGTCAACGTGCTGCTCCATCACCGCATTTAAATGTACCACCTTAAATGTACGCTATAATTTAGAATTTAACCTTTTtgaaacaaccacaacaacacaaCTATCAAACAAAACTACTTTCTATTTaagttttaatttatttttgattaacttttttttgctgttcctaagaaacaaatccaaaaaacaaaacacattaAGACGAAAAAGGCTTAAGTTCATTAACGAAGAAGTAAAACGacgagacgaccattttgtacaataataaaagaagaaacaaCAAGTTTTATTTGCTGCAAGAAGACTGTACACATAGATGAATACATATATCATTTTTATTACTTtcgattttattattatttttctaacACACATACTGCTCCCCTTCGAAGaatattttctattatttagGAAGGCCTTattttcaaaagaatttttgtgttGAGCTAAGCAAGACTCACACTTTTTATAGTCAATTCCCCAGCATGAAAACCCAATAGGCAGCCTACTTAATCGTTACAATACATAGTAAGCCTGACCAAAAAAGTCAGTGGACGGCTGCCTCGCCC harbors:
- the LOC117193117 gene encoding uncharacterized protein LOC117193117 is translated as MIYGMLVTLSTAIYTTGATLWQVQQSLINWMMSFSLFILGVFCKPYLIVPLLAAGFFMVRRILLRRSKRTQAWKSPGNNESGSSRHYSIKTPPSRDTESSLPNSVGDTSQK